A single Triticum dicoccoides isolate Atlit2015 ecotype Zavitan chromosome 2A, WEW_v2.0, whole genome shotgun sequence DNA region contains:
- the LOC119357931 gene encoding uncharacterized protein LOC119357931 — MGLSHSFHHRAVAGQPLPLLPRDPPRSSQPPAPLLIHQPAAATLSLLFPTEPIPGHQPHRDPIRRIRIQRQPVSPATHAYTSRSARSDLDGGNRPSLPSGARSPSPRTTSRSISIAGRNPAGTRRHFRGFGTASSSSLVRGRHCPDPVLADRIHPSSPFLALPVPQVAPLLLFSGHGASASSAIRDAQGPILAPSSDLDSEPSPAPCQAIAVFLVVKCPRCRPGPRRPPLLLLPEEDERFARQPLLTRTHVGRCLPKAQRAPASPDPALVAALTMHLASVGCVLLPGPAAPPHRLAQIRPLRSPTTASPK, encoded by the exons atggg CTTGTCCCATTCATTCCATCATCGCGCCGTCGCAGGCCAACCACTCCCTCTCCTTCCTCGGGATCCTCCTCGATCCAGCCAACCACCAGCTCCCCTCCTGATCCACCAACCAGCCGCCGCCACCCTCTCCCTTCTTTTCCCCACCGAGCCAATCCCAGGGCACCAGCCTCACCGTGATCCGATCCGTCGGATCAGGATCCAACGACAGCCAGTGTCCCCAGCCACCCACGCCTACACCTCCCGCAGTGCTCGATCCGATCTGGATGGAGGCAACCGCCCCTCGCTCCCTAGCGGAGCTCGATCCCCGTCGCCACGCACTACTAGCCGGAGCATCTCCATCGCCGGCCGAAACCCCGCAG GAACTCGCCGCCACTTCCGTGGATTTGGAACAGCGTCGTCGTCGAGCTTAGTCCGCGGGCGCCATTGCCCGGACCCAGTGCTAGCCGACCGGATCCACCCGTCTTCGCCGTTCTTGGCGCTGCCGGTGCCCCAAGTTGCCCCGCTACTGCTGTTCTCCGGCCATGGAGCCTCGGCCTCCTCTGCTATCCGCGATGCCCAAGGCCCCATCCTCGCCCCCTCCAGCGACCTTGACTCCGAGCCAAGTCCCGCGCCATGCCAAGCTATCGCCGTCTTCCTCGTCGTCAAGTGCCCGCGTTGCCGTCCAGGACCCCGCCGGCCTCCCCTGCTTCTGCTCCCGGAGGAGGACGAGCGCTTCGCTCGCCAACCACTGCTCACACGCACGCACGTGGGCCGATGCCTCCCCAAGGCCCAACGCGCTCCAGCCTCGCCTGATCCAGCGTTGGTCGCTGCGTTGACCATGCATCTAGCCTCCGTGGGCTGCGTCCTGCTGCCAGGCCCAGCTGCACCTCCCCACCGTCTGGCCCAGATCCGACCCCTGCGCAGCCCGACCACCGCAAGCCCAAAGTGA
- the LOC119355232 gene encoding uncharacterized protein LOC119355232, producing MYRPKIPNSGWAAFDRRLRGTADAGDDVDVNSFPALSGSRGSSSASSSAIGNNNMPKAKPFASVIHPPVEFAVVGNENGNRHLTDHMVRTNSGVNSASGNKIKLLKDAHSWADSNLIEDILAGVDNDVGQASVLLKSMVAPDFMPRGDRTTGQPPFEMNKAHGSVSGNTIAENKHSNESQLLPPQMNLISIPQEPELEEFDDDYLNHRKDALKMMRAATKHSQAASNAFFRGDHAAAKELSLRAQEERLAAEKLNNKAAEEIFHLRNSNNNIWKIDMHGLHASEAVTALERHLHMLEFQPPGNNPTSTDELDKSEPTIAVPNEVAAEKVVVFLRPRQSVLEVITGIGRHSKGQASLPAAVRGFLIENGYRFEELRPGVFSVRPKFRRG from the exons ATGTATAGGCCGAAGATCCCCAATTCAGGGTGGGCTGCTTTCGATCGCAGGTTGCGTGGCACAGCTGATGCAGGCGATGATGTTGATGTCAACTCATTTCCTGCTCTCTCGGGTTCTAGAGGCTCCAGTTCTGCCAGCAGCTCAGCTATAGGAAATAATAATATGCCAAAGGCAAAGCCTTTTGCATCAGTGATTCACCCCCCTGTTGAATTTGCAGTTGTTGGTAATGAAAACGGAAATAGGCATTTGACTGATCACATGGTGAGAACAAATTCTGGTGTAAACTCTGCATCTGGTAACAAAATTAAGCTCCTGAAGGATGCTCATAGTTGGGCCGACAGTAATTTAATTGAGGACATATTGGCTGGCGTGGATAATGATGTTGGCCAGGCATCTGTTTTGCTGAAATCCATGGTCGCTCCTGACTTTATGCCAAGGGGGGATAGAACAACTGGTCAACCTCCTTTTGAGATGAATAAAGCACATGGTTCAGTGTCAGGAAACACTATAGCAGAGAATAAACATTCAAATGAATCACAACTGTTGCCACCGCAAATGAATTTAATTTCTATACCCCAGGAGCCTGAATTAGAAGAGTTTGATGATGATTACTTAAACCACCGGAAAGATGCATTGAAGATGATGAG GGCTGCCACAAAGCATTCTCAGGCTGCCAGCAATGCATTCTTCAGAGGTGACCATGCTGCTGCCAAGGAACTCTCCCTCAGAGCTCAAGAAGAGCGGTTGGCTGCTGAAAAGTTAAATAATAAGGCAGCAGAAGAAATATTTCATCTCAGGAACAGCAACAATAACATTTGGAAGATAGACATGCATGGTCTACATGCATCAGAGGCTGTAACTGCATTGGAGAGGCATCTTCACATGTTAGAGTTCCAGCCACCAGGGAATAATCCAACTTCAACTGATGAATTAGATAAGTCTGAACCCACAATTGCTGTCCCAAATGAGGTGGCAGCAGAGAAAGTGGTGGTGTTTCTTCGCCCTAGACAGTCTGTCTTAGAGGTGATCACAG GGATTGGCAGGCACAGCAAAGGACAGGCTTCACTGCCTGCTGCAGTCAGGGGCTTCCTTATTGAAAATGGGTACCGATTTGAGGAGCTGAGGCCTGGTGTTTTCTCTGTTCGCCCTAAATTTCGCCGCGGGTAA
- the LOC119355233 gene encoding uncharacterized protein LOC119355233: MASPAVAMRRPSPTVLASAPRRRPRRHEYSPSNMGSPSSASRLKVTALFGWIKGDRYSRTRELIPSAESYTLTGSASEVDTKPREVSISVVSSIMDIPPAEWDACAVDSVEPEKFNPFLTHAFLSSLEESGSAVKETGWLPLHVVARDENENILGVIPLYLKSHSRGEFVFDQSWAEAYHSYGLEYYPKLQSCVPFTPVTGQRILLRNTSYRDQVFDALVKALKNLATKLNVSSLHITFPSEGEFSKLKDSGLLQRIGLQYHWTNRNYKCFDDFLMDLKQPKRKNIRQERKKIPAQNLKMKRLRGDEIKSSHWDTFYKFYRNTTDNHWGRAYLTREFFHLLGEKMGDKVMLIVAEHDDKVVAGALNLIGGDTLYGRLWGCLPDAHFPNLHFEACYYQAIEAAIELNLSKVEAGAQGEHKIQRGYLPVTTYSCHYFLEPGFATAIGNFLVHETAQVKHVINVLHESGPYKEDILKEFAPQPDGEM, encoded by the exons ATGGCCTCGCCGGCGGTGGCGATGCGGCGCCCGTCCCCCACCGTCCTCGcctccgcccctcgccgccgtccccgCCGTCAC GAGTATTCACCTTCCAACATGGGCTCCCCAAGCTCGGCTTCACGCTTAAAAGTTACTGCACTTTTTGGGTGGATCAAGGGAGATAGATATTCGAGGACTCGTGAATTGATCCCTTCTGCTGAATCGTACACTCTCACAGGGTCAGCCTCAGAG GTGGACACAAAGCCACGTGAGGTATCGATTTCTGTTGTCTCTTCTATCATGGACATACCTCCGGCAGAGTGGGATGCATGTGCAGTTGATTCAGTTGAGCCTGAAAAGTTTAATCCTTTTCTTACACATGCATTTCTCTCAAGCTTAGAGGAATCGGGTTCTGCGGTGAAG GAAACAGGGTGGTTACCCCTGCATGTTGTTGCACGGgacgagaacgaaaatattttaggTGTTATTCCGCTTTACCTTAAAAG CCATTCTAGGGGTGAGTTTGTATTCGATCAGTCATGGGCGGAAGCTTACCACAGCTATGGACTTGAATACTATCCAAAGTTGCAGTCTTGTGTCCCTTTTACTCCAGTAACTGGTCAAAGAATATTACTTCGGAATACATCCTACCGGGATCAAGTTTTTGATGCTTTAGTAAAAGCTTTGAAGAATTTGGCTACCAAG CTGAATGTGTCATCACTGCATATAACTTTTCCATCTGAAGGTGAATTTAGCAAGTTGAAGGATAGTGGATTGTTGCAAAGGATTGGGCTGCAATACCATTGGACAAACCGGAATTACAAATG TTTTGATGATTTTTTGATGGATTTGAAGCAGCCCAAACGGAAGAATATCAGACAAGAACGTAAAAAG ATTCCTGCTCAGAACTTAAAAATGAAGCGCCTCCGAGGAGATGAAATAAAG AGCAGCCACTGGGACACCTTCTATAAATTCTACCGTAACACAACTGATAATCA CTGGGGCAGAGCATACTTGACGCGGGAGTTCTTTCACCTTTTGGGAGAAAAGATGGGCGACAAGGTAATGCTAATTGTTGCTGAACATGATGATAAAGTTGTCGCTGGAGCTCTTAATCTTATTGGAGGTGATACATTATATGGCCGCTTATGGGGATGCCTACCAGATGCCCATTTCCCCAATTTGCATTTTGAAGCTTGCTATTACCAG GCAATCGAAGCGGCCATAGAACTAAACCTGAGTAAGGTGGAAGCTGGTGCCCAGGGAGAGCACAAGATCCAGCGTGGTTACCTCCCTGTTACAACTTACAGCTGCCACTACTTCTTAGAACCTGGTTTTGCGACAGCTATaggaaattttcttgtacatgagaCAGCTCAG GTTAAGCATGTCATCAATGTCCTGCATGAATCAGGTCCATACAAGGAAGACATATTGAAAGAATTTGCACCTCAACCAGATGGTGAAATGTAG
- the LOC119355234 gene encoding two-component response regulator ORR1-like, with amino-acid sequence MEGGGVEGVTRVLLVDDSPVDRKVVELVLGSNTFAGSFHVIAVDSAKKAMEFLGLKDGKEQAVDMVLTDYCMPEMTGYDLLKAIKAMSPLKPIPVVVMSSENEPQRISRCLKAGAEDYIVKPLQSKDVPRLRSCSYAKPKDPPCSTVSKSADHIAAVDGTSSSLRRRAHLTDIAMVLHSSSAGLSHYFPFLFKFILLVYAILCVGELLHRWSNGCFLSYLR; translated from the exons atggaAGGAGGAGGCGTGGAGGGGGTGACGAGGGTGCTGCTGGTGGACGACTCCCCGGTCGACAGGAAGGTGGTGGAGCTGGTGCTCGGCAGCAACACCTTCGCCGGCTCCTTCCACG TCATCGCCGTGGACAGcgccaagaaggccatggagttccTGGGGCTCAAGGACGGCAAG GAGCAGGCCGTCGACATGGTGCTCACTGACTATTGCATGCCTGAGATGACCGGTTACGACCTCCTCAAGGCCATCAAG GCCATGAGTCCTCTCAAGCCTATCCCGGTGGTCGTCATGTCGTCGGAGAACGAGCCCCAGAGGATCAGCAG ATGCCTCAAGGCTGGTGCTGAAGATTACATCGTCAAGCCTCTTCAGAGCAAGGATGTGCCGCGCCTGAGGAGCTGCTCGTACGCGAAACCCAAGGACCCTCCATGCAGCACTGTGAGCAAGAGCGCGGACCATATAGCTGCTGTCGATGGCACGTCGTCGTCGCTGCGACGGCGAGCACACCTCACCGATATTGCCATG GTCCTCCACTCGTCGAGCGCCGGGCTCTCGCACTACTTCCCGTTCCTCTTCAAGTTCATCCTGCTGGTCTACGCCATCCTGTGCGTCGGCGAGCTCCTGCACAGATGGTCCAACGGCTGCTTCCTCTCCTACCTGAGGTGA